The Leishmania mexicana MHOM/GT/2001/U1103 complete genome, chromosome 27 sequence TTCATTCACTTGAACCACCTTTGCTGCGAGCCACCACAACAGTGCTGCATCACTCCTCGTCCCTCATTTGTCTCCACTCTCTCACTGAGCTTTCAACTTTCGCACTGAGAGTGAGTAAACAGGCCCGACGCCTGCCGGTATAAAGCATGAAGGATTGCCTTTTTAAGGGTTTCCCGATGGGGACCCAGTTTCTATATCAGAGGGGCAGACGGAAGACGACGCTGAACCTTGCTTTCGGCCCACCTCGGAGTCGCAGATTGATAGCTCGCATCATTGCCTAGAGAGGTGAGAAAAAAGCTTTCAAAAGCATATTCCGGTTTCGCAGTGCTCTTGCACCGCTGCTTGCACTCGGAGGTCGATCCATCACTGGGTGCGCTGACGCGGCACGGCGCGGAGTACATCATCCACACGCAAGATCATCTCAGCCGCCTCCGAGGCATACGCCACAACAGAACTCTTCACTTTGTAGGACTCGGTAATCCCAAGTGTCTTCACGTCAGCAATGTCACCACGAATAACATCAATACCGTGCGATTTGTGCCCCTGATAATGCTCCGCTTGGAGGCGCGTGACAAGATCATTGCTATCAAGGCCCGCATTGTCTGCGATGATAGCGGGAAGGGtgcgaagcgcagcagcaaacGCCATCATCGCCAGCTGCTTCTTCCCCGCGACCGCCTTGGCCTTCTCCTCAACGGCGTTCGCCATGAGGAACTCGGAGCAGCCGGCACCGAGCACCGTACGCGTCTCCTTCACGGTCTCCGAGATGACGCACACCGCGTCATGGATGGAGCGCTCCGCCTCATCAAGAATGTGACGCGACGCGCCGCGCAACACAATCGTGCACGCCTCGCCTTTGGGGAGTCCAGAGAAGCGGATCACGGTGCCCTCACCAATCATGATCTCGTCGATCTTCTCAGCGAAGCCGTACTGCACGTTCGAGGTATCCTCGAAGGTCGAGACGACGTCCGCGCCGAGAGCCTTCGCGAGGCGCTCAATGCCGTCGAAATCCGCATGCTCGATGGCCATGATACCGTGCTGTGCAAAGATTTCCTCCGGATAGTTGTAGATAAGCTGACGGTTGATGAAGCAGTTGATGTTGTGCTTAATGATCTTCATACACTTGGACTTCATTTTGGCCTTTTCGGacgcctccacctcggcgAGCTGAGAAACGCTCTCCACGTTCACCTTCGCCCCAAAAATCTTGATCTTATCGGTGTCCATGGGGGTGTTCGCTACAAGAATCTTGGCATTCTCCAGGCGGCGGGGCTGGCCAATGCCGATCTTCTTATCCAGCAGGAACCCAGGCTCGAGATAGCTGTCGCGGAGCGTACCACCAAGCTTCTTCATGATATTTATCATCTCAAGgttgccgctgcccttcAGACGAAGAACCGCGTCGACGCACAGCTTTGCGAAGTGGTCCGACTCCACAGTAATGATCTTGGAGCTGAGGGTAGTCTTGGCAATGCGGATGAGATCTTCGTAGAAGAGCTTCTCGTCCGCACCGTGATCCTCGGCGGAGTCCGCCAGAGCCTTCTGCGCGGTCTCGGCAGCCATGCGGTAGCCCTCAATGATAGTCTGAGGATGAATGGACTGATCCAGCAGCTTTTCAGCGTTGCGCAAAAGCTCGCCCGCAAACACCGTAACGCTAGTCGTACCGTCACCCACTTCATCATCCTGTGTCTTGCTCATATCGATCAGAATCTTGGCAGCCGGGTTGTCCATAAAGAGAGATTTCAGGATTGTCGCGCCGTCATTGGTGACACGCACAGACTGGGTTCGATCCATTCCTTGCAGAATCTTGTCCATGCCCTTCGGGCCCAAAGTTGTCTTCACGATGTCAGCCACTGAGACGGCACCCATGATGTTCATGAGGCGTGCACGTTCGCCTTTCTCCTCCGAGGCGCCttggcgcagcacctgcgaAGCCTGGTTAGCGAAGAACATTTTTTCGCAGTCTGCAGATTAGTACAAAACTAGATTGATAAATGTCGTGTTTTGGGAAGTGTAAGTTGAATATCGTCTAGTGCGGTAAATAATAGTATGCAAAGGGATGTGCTTTCAAAGGAATATTTTTGATATTTTTGGTTGCAAGGTTAGATACCCGAGAGAGAAGTGgaagaagcagagagaggtAATGGAAACACTCTAGCGCAGAAATGAATTCGTTGCGTCTGGAAATGGCTTAAAGAGAGCAGGAGTGTATGCCAAATGGCACAGCTGTACGAGACCTATAAGAAGCGTGGCCGTAACAGCAGCAAGCCGTAAGCTATTTGATACACTATCACGACTATGTAGTGAgacatttttttttcacggcagcgaaaaaaaaatgctGATAAGGACAAGTCATAAATCTGTTTCCTTttgagtgtgtgtgtaaaATGACAACTCAACagtaaaaaaaaggcggCAATAACAGAGGTGGCAAACAAATCGGTAATCCCCTTCGTTTCCCCTGTTGCTTTTCTTGTGCACTTTCAAAGAACATAAAACATATTACGCGCACCGACCACATATCTTTAGAGAGAGCAAAAGCAATGATTTTACTCAGAGCACACAGTAAAATGCCAACAAGAGCAAAAGGGGAAAAACAATATGCAAACCCATACTGGGACATAAAGCAACGCTAAAAAAGTCAACTGTGTTACTCAAGGTGCAGCACGAAACTAACATTATGAATATCTAAATGGTGCATTATATGAGCCGTTACTGTTTCCGTAATCTTTTTTCGCGCGCTTGTGTACTCGGTATTATTCCGTAGTTTGCCTGCCACAGTGCAAATTGTAAGTTCACGCGGAGGAGTTGAGTGTATCCATAGCTTTGGAGATTCAACCTCTTGCAACAAAGATGTTGCAAGTAGTGCTTCGCGTAATTTATCGGAATAGTTGCTTTCATGATTCGGAGCAGATAGCAGAAGAACTTTTCCCGTTTCCTCAAGCAGCGGAAACGCTGAGAGCAGAATTAGGATGGCGCTCAGGGCGCTACAAATTGGATCCGCAATCCAGAGCCCAAAGAGATAAATCAAAATACTCGAAATAATTACGCTAACACTGCCTAGCAAATCTGCCAGAATATGCAGATAAACACCCCGCATGTTGTGGTCTATATGACCACTACCAGCTTCCCCGTGCGAATGTGAATGACTGTGACCATGCGAATCGTGAAAAAAGATAATACCTACCACGTTCACGGCTAGCCCGATCACGGAAACAAGAAGCAAGTACGGTCCCTCGATTTCGGGCGGGTCCACAAACCGCTGTATGGATTCAATCATCACATACAACGCAATAAAAAGAAGAAGGATGCCATTGACAAATCCTCCAAAAACTTCGTATCGTGCGTAGCCGAAGGGATGCGTTTTTTCGTCTGGTAGCCACGACgcagcgtgcgccgcgtACAGCCCAATAACAATCGACGTTCCATCAAGCATCATGTGAAATGAATCCGAGATCAGTCCTAGAGAATTCACTGCAAGACCATAAATGAACTCCAAAAGCATTATGCTAACAGtcaacaaaagaaaaacaaaaagctTACGCTCCCTTGAATTAGAGAGTAAGGTAACAATAGCACCGCCTTCCTCGCGGTGCTGCTTTGTTTTCAACATCTGCGCTGGAGTAAGGGAAACGCCAGTTAGTGATGCTACGGAGGAGTCTGCAAAAGTCAGACCTTTGTGCGCAGCATAAATGAGACCGGCGGAGGTTAGCAGAGCAAGGCTTTCCCAGTCATACAGAGCAGGAAACACTTTCTCACCGCAAACAACTGATCCAGCTGACATaccagcggccgcagccACAAAAGTGACAGCGCTCCCCTGCAACACCAGGCCTGCACTGACGCAGCCCGCCAAAACAACGCCAGAAATGCAGAACACTAGTAACAGCAGCATTTCATTCTCGGCAATCGGCTTGTGTTGCACAAGTGTCGTAATGAAACCCACAAGACTTagaccaccagcagcgaaAAGAAAAGCTGTTTGATCAGCTTTTCTCACTACATCTTTCGTGGAGAGAGATACCGCACCAGCCGCACAAAGAACCCCTAACGCTCCAAAGAGCATGGATGAGCGAGTTTGCTGACCTGGATCGGATGTCAGAGTCAGGATAACGCAACTGAGAACCGTACAAGCCATCTTTGCATTTCGCGAGCTTCTTCGCGTTCGAGCAATATGAttggcgccagcggcgcaggcgcatgcacacgcaaaACGTACAGCGCCGAGTGTGGCCAGCCCGTAGGTGGCGCTTAGACAGCAAAGCGCACATGCCCCAACTGAGAGCAAGCGACTTTTGTCACGAGGAGTGTCACATACTGCTGCCTTGGACAGAAGAGCGCGTGGGAGTCGCGCCAAGAAGGTTAGTAACGCCGTAAAGGAGCTCAGCCACACGACGCTGGTGCCAGACAATCTCGCACAGTGGTAAGCAAAAACAAGACATGCGGAAGCCGCAAGAGTCAGGAATACTGTGGGAAAATGCATCTAGTGAATTGATGATGCGTAGCTGTGGAACATGGAAAGAGTTAGGAGGTTGAAAGAAGGATGAAGGCTGGGTAAAGCAGACGAAGTGTCCATTTGCGTTTCCTAACGGCCGCGACGGAGAGTTTTTGACATGAGTAAGCAGCCATTGTATTCAACGGCCCCCCACGCAGGTGAGAAAGTCAAACGGAAGAGTGACCCTATGAGAACATCAGATGCTGAGTCCTCAGAGTTACAGCAGAAGTGCTGCTCGCGCATGCTGTTTGAGGCTTCAGCGGAGTTCATTCACTTTGCTGGACTTTATAATACGCGCAGTAAAGCAAAAACCAGAGCTGTGGGTGACGGTGCGGTTCCAAATAATAATAACATTGTGGAGTTGAATCAACACCCAAAAGGGAGCGGTCCAAAAAGGAATTTGAGCTGAATACTGTCCTGAAATGACAGTCGTTTCCGACAGAGAGTTTCATCTGCTTTCCACTAGATTGCAGCGCGGTACACGCAAGAGCGCAGATCGCAGGGGGGGAGACCAATAAGGGACTAGGACGAGTGGGCTGCTGCCGGAGTTCTAAGTACCGCGTCGCATGCAGAATGACTCGTCAGGGTAGTCAGCCGGGCATTCCTCATGTAAAACAAACCAATTCGCTcggacgaagaggagggagactTTTAGACCTACTTGTACATGCACGGAAGTTTCACACCTCCCTTCAGCTCTTTCTAAACGCTTGATTGAGCTGGCAAGAACTGCCACTGGCATCATCCACTTTCCCGAGCCCCGTGCACAACTGTTAGGCGAAGTTGTGAACTGGCAAACATATCGACCAAAACGCAAATACATCTCGGATGATATGCTCTGTGCTGAATGGCTATTCTCTGACTTCGCGTGCGTCGTTGAATTTCTCCGAGCACGAGGATGTTCGGTGAGTTCTGTGTCACTCCGTTTCAACTATGCCCGAGGATGGAATGCGGACAGGGGACTCTATGCAGCGCGTCGTATCACAGGGTTCAGTACCCCCACTCTGGAGAAGCCAAGCAGTCCCCCACCCTATCCCCCTGCCAATGTCgaaccacttctggtggtgatAGGGTCAAGCATCTACGACGTGCGggggtcagagcgatgtatcgctaCTGATACCGGCGGGCAAGCGCTAGATGACGTCACGTCGGAGTAACCTGCGACCGTGGACACGATTGTATCATACAATGGGCGAAGTGCCGGCGTGACTCGGACGTATCGTATCTGGCCCTCACTTCCTACTtgtggggagcctgcgccgccgcgggaGGGAGGCACTAGGTGGCGAGCGGCACCATGGGAGCGTTCGTGGTGTGTCGTACATACGAATATATGTATATAATATACTTGTTATTCCTCTAAGAACAAGTCGAGAAATATATATGCAACGGCAGTGTAGCTACCTCTGCTACACTACGGATAAATCCTCGTATTCTAGCAAATGGACACGgtgaaaaaaagaaaaaacagTAAGAATTTCAGAGAGGAAAATGGTTtattttttcttctttggcTTCCAGATTGTACGAAGCAGGCTAGTTGATGCTCGGCTGCCGTTGGAAGGGTTAGATTGCCGGAGAGCAATAGGGGGCGCCGTCATTTTTCCTCGTGTTCTGCAAGGACCATAATAACTTTGAGGCACTTCTCCTTTTCGCTTTGCGTAAAAGTCTCTTCTCATCCCCTCTCTGTTTCTGGTCTCTGCCTGCTGTTATCGGAGGCAGAAAAAAGAGCTAGATTTGCTCAGGAAGCGGAAATGTTCAAACTTGACTATAAGATTTCTTACGACGAGTTTGTGAGAACAATCTACCATCATGCGCGCCAGTACGAGATAAAAGTCTCCGATCCTTACAAGCAATGCGTCACTGTCAATGCACTCATCACTAAAGCCAAGGACGAAGAGAGCAAACGAAACTACGCCAATGCATACTACTACGTCAACAAGTGCCTTTTATTTTTCGATAAGGAAGAGAACCCGGTTGACTTCACGCAAAGAGATCCATCGACAAAGAGGGTATTTGCTGAAGCTCTTGACCTTGAGGCTAAACTGAAGGTGAAGGAACTGCCGATTGAGTACAAGGCTATGATCGAAGAAATCGACCGTCGGGAGCCGGAGCGCCGTCGCATCGTAGCCCAGCAGCTGGAGTCGGATAGTGGAGATGGTGACGGAAACAAGCAGCTTTCTAAGGCGGTAGACATGCACTTGACAAGACAGCAGCAACTGCTTTCTTCGGAGAATAGCAGTGTAGATGAGTTGTTGCAGCGACTGCACTGGGCTTCGGTACCTGGCACGAAGAGCATTACCCCACACATAGTCCCCAATGGcccgcctgctcctcctccaacgtACGACACCGTCTCCAGGCCCGAACCGTCTCCAGCGCCAGTAAACCCCGTGCCAGGCGACCGCCACGCTCTCCCTGCCTCAGCTTCGCATAGAAGCTACACAACCTGTATCCTGAATCCTTCAAATGCCTCCCTGTCCGTCCGACGGAGGGGCATTGTAAATTTGGGCAACACATGCTACATGAATAGTGTGCTGCAGCTACTCAATTCCACACCACTAGGCCAGTACTTTCTCACTGATGCCTATGTGTCCCACCTGCTTAATACAAAGGGAAAGCTAACTCGCTTGATCAACTCATTTAGCTTTGTTATCCGCGAGCTCAATCGTTCCGACTGCAAGTTTTCAGTGAGCGCGTCGCCGTTCAAGTCTGCCCTCGGAGACTATTACGAGGGGTTTCAAAACTCAAGCCAGCAGGACGCAAACGAATTTCTACGTGTTGTGCTGGACGGCATTCACGGAGCACTGAATGTGAACGACAGTAATAGAATTGTGTTTCCCGAGATTGACAACTGCAAAGGCACCGATGACGAACTTGCTCGACGGTACTGGGCACAGTACTATCAGAAGAATTCTTCCGTTATCGTTGACTACTGCGCGTTTCAGGAGCGGAGCGCGATTGTTTGCCCCTCCTGTGACCACCAGTCACGCTCTTTCAATGTTTCTCTCAGCATTGAAATTCCTATTCCGCGGACCTCGTCAAAGGTTTCACTCGACGACTGCTTTGCCGCGTACTGCCGGGAGGAAATTCTTGACAATAGCTCTATGTACATGTGCCCTAGCTGTCACCAGAAGGTGAACGCCCGGAAGCAGCTGCTGTTTTATTCAGCACCACCAGTTCTATTTATTACTCTGAAGCGGTTCCGTTGTTACGGTGACTTCACCACAGCCTCAAAAGTCAACTCGAGCGTTTTCTTTAGTAAAACACTGAACATTGCTTCGTATATGTGCTCCGGATTCTCGAAAACAAAGTACCATTTGGTGGGTATTATCAATCACCAAGGCAACATGTATGGCGGTCACTATACTGCAGATGCTGTTGGTGCTGATGGCGTGTGGTGCCACTTCAGCGATGAGCAGGTGACAAAAGCAGACGTGGCAGATAATAATCTGGCCTATATTCTCTGCTACGTACGTTGATCGAACTCTCCCTTTCCCCAACGCTGAATAGCTCTTTTTTACCTTCCTTGTAATGCTGAGCAGGTGACATACTTTTTTGTTATTTGTTTGCTTTGCGTTGTGTTCTCCTTTTTATCCCCTCTGAGTTTGGATTTGtttttgctgttgctgctttCATGAGATTCGGAGCTTGCATTTTCACTTTATTGGAGGTTATAGACTTGTAAAAGAGTCATCGTTCTTTGCATCTTAGCGACAGTGGTAAGCTGGGCACACACAttcatacacacacaggcgaaaaaaaaggtacTTTGTATGTGGTTATCTAGAAGCGGATTGCGTATCTTACTGTTGAAGAATATGTCAGAACGAGCTTCACAATACGAGCAGCGTGTGGTGTTATGTTGACCACATCTCGTTTACTTGGTAGCTGTGAGATGCGCTTCGGTGGCGAGTTGCGGGTGTCGTTGAGGTACCTTTCACttttccccttctccttcttttTCACTTCCTGTCACTATCAGAAGCACGCAAAAAAGAGTTCAGCGTTCCTTTGGGAGGGGGGATCTTACGCAGAATGCATTCAAGGGTGTTTTATTTTCCTGGGAAGGAAAGCGGGCCTGACTACCAACCTCGTATTTCCCGTCACGTGAATGAGAAACTTCGTCAATCCTCACCTCAGGCTCGCTCATCAAGAACTTCTTTGCAAAGAAATGAACAACCATATGTGCCTGTACTGAACACCTCCCCACAGGTGATGCAAAAAGTCGAAAGCAGAAGTCCGTCTCGCGCAAATGCGACGCGCCCAacgcgcgcctcctctttttcttcacTCACACCACACGGATCACAGGTGGTGTCACCATCACGACTTCGCTATGTAGGAGCTGAGTTGACGAAACGAGTGAGTCCCAGTGACCTCCTTTGTGAAGCGTCTGTGGCAAAGTTTCGTCAGCAAAGCTCTTCGCAGTGTGTTCGGGACTCACTGAGGCATCCTAAAGCATTGAACACACTCCCAGTGAATTATGAATCGTTCAGCGCAGTCCTACCTTGTTCGCTTCATCCTCTGTTGCAACAAGCGTTGCTGCTGATCGAGTCTACAGAGCTCGAAGAACGCCTGGCATTTTGTCAGGAGGAGATGGATGCCTTTGATTCAATAATCGCCTTACACGGTGTGGCGAAGGAGGTCGAGGTTATTCGCGTTGCTGCCTTTGAAATGTTTCACATCGAAAGGGCGTCCCGACGCGCACTCAAGCGTCAAGAGCGACATGAACGGCAGATTCTCCGCCTTTGGTACTCCGAGAGCTACGAAGATGCTCTGCTCTCGGGAGAAGTGCGGATAATTCGGCAGAAATCTGAGGAATCAAAAATCTATTTCGGTCACTCGCTTTCGCGCTCGCGAAGCACTTTTCGGCAACAGCAATCACAGGATCTTTTTGGTATGGCTGCGCCTCGGAATGGCTCTCCCTCGTCGAAAAAAGTGTCACGCTCACAAAAAAGTGACAACACCGCTCGCATGGCTTCGTTTTTATTCTCTGCATCGGAAAGGCAAGAAGGCATTCACGGCTCTTCTACAGACAACTATGGCGAAGTGCTGCACAGCTCCCCTCGAGCGTTGTCGCCGATGCCATCAGAGCCTTATTTTTCACACACCGTCGGCTCATCTCGTTTGTTGCACAGATCTAGCGACTCGGTAAACGTTGCAGATAGGCGGCGGTATTATCGCGAGTACGGTGACCGTAGTTGGAGGACACTTGGAAGCATTGAGGCTGACCTGGAAGATCGAATTGCCAGACAAGAGGCTTTACTGGTACCTGCAAGACAGAGCTATCAAAGTAgctcccccttttctctgaTTAGACATCAGGctcccctgctgctgccgacgtCATCAGAGGATTAAACCATGAAGCACAAACATAGGAGGGGATATCCGTGGGGTGTTCTTTACCTTTTTTGTTCTTACGTCTCTCGGAGTTgggcccttttttttccatgATGTTCAAtcactttcttttttttttgctttgcACCCATGATTGTGCTACTGCTTTTACAGATGTCAGGTTTGTGCTCCTCTTTGGAGAGACTTTtttctgcgtgtgtgtgttctgtGCCACTCGTCGTTTTGTTCTGTCTGTACCTGGTGTGCGCGTTAAGGCTATTGGGTGCCCTCACCACAGGCATAG is a genomic window containing:
- a CDS encoding putative T-complex protein 1, beta subunit; protein product: MFFANQASQVLRQGASEEKGERARLMNIMGAVSVADIVKTTLGPKGMDKILQGMDRTQSVRVTNDGATILKSLFMDNPAAKILIDMSKTQDDEVGDGTTSVTVFAGELLRNAEKLLDQSIHPQTIIEGYRMAAETAQKALADSAEDHGADEKLFYEDLIRIAKTTLSSKIITVESDHFAKLCVDAVLRLKGSGNLEMINIMKKLGGTLRDSYLEPGFLLDKKIGIGQPRRLENAKILVANTPMDTDKIKIFGAKVNVESVSQLAEVEASEKAKMKSKCMKIIKHNINCFINRQLIYNYPEEIFAQHGIMAIEHADFDGIERLAKALGADVVSTFEDTSNVQYGFAEKIDEIMIGEGTVIRFSGLPKGEACTIVLRGASRHILDEAERSIHDAVCVISETVKETRTVLGAGCSEFLMANAVEEKAKAVAGKKQLAMMAFAAALRTLPAIIADNAGLDSNDLVTRLQAEHYQGHKSHGIDVIRGDIADVKTLGITESYKVKSSVVAYASEAAEMILRVDDVLRAVPRQRTQ
- a CDS encoding putative cation transporter, coding for MHFPTVFLTLAASACLVFAYHCARLSGTSVVWLSSFTALLTFLARLPRALLSKAAVCDTPRDKSRLLSVGACALCCLSATYGLATLGAVRFACACACAAGANHIARTRRSSRNAKMACTVLSCVILTLTSDPGQQTRSSMLFGALGVLCAAGAVSLSTKDVVRKADQTAFLFAAGGLSLVGFITTLVQHKPIAENEMLLLLVFCISGVVLAGCVSAGLVLQGSAVTFVAAAAGMSAGSVVCGEKVFPALYDWESLALLTSAGLIYAAHKGLTFADSSVASLTGVSLTPAQMLKTKQHREEGGAIVTLLSNSRERKLFVFLLLTVSIMLLEFIYGLAVNSLGLISDSFHMMLDGTSIVIGLYAAHAASWLPDEKTHPFGYARYEVFGGFVNGILLLFIALYVMIESIQRFVDPPEIEGPYLLLVSVIGLAVNVVGIIFFHDSHGHSHSHSHGEAGSGHIDHNMRGVYLHILADLLGSVSVIISSILIYLFGLWIADPICSALSAILILLSAFPLLEETGKVLLLSAPNHESNYSDKLREALLATSLLQEVESPKLWIHSTPPRELTICTVAGKLRNNTEYTSARKKITETVTAHIMHHLDIHNVSFVLHLE
- a CDS encoding cysteine peptidase, Clan CA, family C19,putative → MFKLDYKISYDEFVRTIYHHARQYEIKVSDPYKQCVTVNALITKAKDEESKRNYANAYYYVNKCLLFFDKEENPVDFTQRDPSTKRVFAEALDLEAKLKVKELPIEYKAMIEEIDRREPERRRIVAQQLESDSGDGDGNKQLSKAVDMHLTRQQQLLSSENSSVDELLQRLHWASVPGTKSITPHIVPNGPPAPPPTYDTVSRPEPSPAPVNPVPGDRHALPASASHRSYTTCILNPSNASLSVRRRGIVNLGNTCYMNSVLQLLNSTPLGQYFLTDAYVSHLLNTKGKLTRLINSFSFVIRELNRSDCKFSVSASPFKSALGDYYEGFQNSSQQDANEFLRVVLDGIHGALNVNDSNRIVFPEIDNCKGTDDELARRYWAQYYQKNSSVIVDYCAFQERSAIVCPSCDHQSRSFNVSLSIEIPIPRTSSKVSLDDCFAAYCREEILDNSSMYMCPSCHQKVNARKQLLFYSAPPVLFITLKRFRCYGDFTTASKVNSSVFFSKTLNIASYMCSGFSKTKYHLVGIINHQGNMYGGHYTADAVGADGVWCHFSDEQVTKADVADNNLAYILCYVR